The Candidatus Krumholzibacteriota bacterium genome window below encodes:
- a CDS encoding zf-HC2 domain-containing protein, whose protein sequence is MDCHLFAILTQKYHDGELDAAERAAFERHRESCAACAEIDRRYAEVFSALDAIPLHEPSADFNGRVMERVDVARYRTSAARRFAGGLGRFVERVPYPIRRLTPVAVAFALFVIVYRPFSTFLLDAGQHGAALVGSLMIGAREIWAHSGVLVNNLLSAQNYRLAAEVLGRAGGKVFSSISPLYWGVAVAFLAIVVVTLVWTARGSWSKGETDAGLY, encoded by the coding sequence ATGGATTGCCACCTGTTTGCGATACTGACGCAGAAATACCACGACGGCGAGCTCGATGCCGCCGAACGGGCCGCGTTCGAGCGGCACCGCGAGTCGTGCGCGGCCTGCGCCGAGATAGACCGCCGGTACGCCGAAGTCTTCTCGGCGCTCGACGCGATACCGCTCCACGAGCCGTCGGCGGATTTCAACGGGCGAGTGATGGAGCGCGTCGACGTCGCGCGCTATCGCACCAGCGCGGCCCGGCGCTTCGCCGGCGGGCTCGGGCGGTTCGTCGAGCGCGTGCCATATCCGATCAGGCGCCTGACGCCCGTGGCCGTCGCCTTCGCGCTTTTCGTCATCGTCTACAGGCCCTTCTCCACCTTCCTCCTGGACGCGGGCCAGCACGGAGCGGCTCTCGTCGGCTCGCTGATGATCGGCGCCCGGGAGATATGGGCCCATTCCGGCGTACTCGTCAACAACCTTCTGTCGGCGCAGAACTACCGGCTGGCCGCCGAAGTGCTCGGCCGGGCGGGCGGCAAGGTGTTTTCATCGATATCCCCCCTGTACTGGGGCGTGGCGGTCGCGTTCCTCGCGATCGTCGTCGTGACGCTGGTTTGGACCGCGAGAGGATCCTGGAGCAAAGGAGAAACCGATGCTGGCCTGTATTAG
- a CDS encoding DUF4097 family beta strand repeat protein translates to MRHGTEVIGAKAALFLVAAAIVFVPTGAAASYRHEKTSDVAIPREGAMRLFVRTMLADVVITGSADARDIKLRIVRKVTAEDEAKAKEIAEELEVRIDNDGEEIHIGADIPENREKDVNVFNFVFRRRTRIDMTLELTVPADLDIEIETASGDVIAVGVDGRLQATTASGDIEIERTRGELELESASGDVTVVDAAGAVDIGTASGDIAAEKVGGDVNVSSATGDIELEDIAKDLALTSISGDVSVDGVRSVSFSTMNGDARFRNVRGGVRAKAASGDVALDLAPEEDSDYAVRTSSGSIDLNFITIMPGGFILKAETTTGDITVSLPINITKVGRNRILGVVREGARKIVLETASGNISISEPEE, encoded by the coding sequence ATGAGACACGGAACGGAAGTTATCGGCGCGAAGGCGGCGCTTTTCCTCGTGGCGGCCGCGATCGTCTTCGTTCCCACCGGCGCCGCGGCGTCCTACCGGCACGAGAAGACCTCGGACGTCGCGATTCCGCGGGAAGGCGCGATGCGGCTCTTCGTCAGGACGATGCTGGCCGACGTCGTGATCACCGGCTCCGCCGACGCGCGCGACATCAAACTGAGGATCGTCAGGAAGGTCACGGCCGAGGACGAGGCGAAGGCGAAGGAGATCGCCGAGGAGCTCGAGGTGCGGATCGACAACGACGGCGAGGAGATCCATATCGGCGCCGACATCCCCGAAAACCGCGAGAAGGATGTCAACGTCTTCAACTTCGTCTTCAGGCGGCGGACCAGGATCGACATGACGCTCGAGCTGACCGTGCCGGCCGATCTCGATATCGAGATCGAGACGGCGAGCGGCGACGTGATCGCCGTCGGCGTCGACGGTCGTCTCCAGGCGACCACGGCGAGCGGCGACATCGAGATCGAGCGGACACGCGGCGAACTCGAGCTCGAATCGGCGAGCGGCGACGTGACGGTGGTCGACGCGGCCGGCGCAGTGGATATCGGCACGGCGAGCGGCGACATCGCCGCCGAGAAAGTCGGCGGGGACGTCAACGTCTCCTCCGCCACGGGCGACATCGAGCTCGAAGACATCGCGAAAGATCTCGCGCTGACGTCGATCAGCGGCGACGTCTCCGTCGATGGCGTACGGTCGGTCTCGTTCAGCACGATGAACGGGGACGCGCGGTTCCGCAACGTGCGCGGCGGGGTGCGGGCCAAGGCGGCGAGCGGCGACGTCGCCCTCGATCTGGCTCCCGAGGAGGATTCCGATTACGCGGTGCGGACGTCGAGCGGGAGCATCGACCTCAACTTCATCACGATCATGCCCGGCGGTTTCATCCTCAAGGCCGAGACCACGACGGGCGACATCACCGTGTCGCTGCCGATCAACATCACCAAGGTCGGCCGGAACCGTATCCTCGGCGTCGTCCGCGAGGGCGCGCGGAAGATCGTGCTGGAAACGGCGAGCGGAAACATCTCGATTTCCGAACCGGAGGAGTGA
- a CDS encoding sigma-70 family RNA polymerase sigma factor, translated as MKKEDAKLVERCLRGDEKAFELLLNKYRNAVYSICYRMVRNATDAEDLAQDVFVRTFSVLDRYDPAYPFSSWLYRITSNLCIDFIRRHRAGMVSLDQPVQGDEGEMPRQLPSKAVGPDREVESREMMAALEDAIASLPEHYRVIVILRHQEQLSYEEISDNLGIPLGTVKARIHRARNMIKGYFETNGLYDTGSTGGDLS; from the coding sequence GAGGAGATGAGAAGGCGTTTGAACTGCTTCTCAACAAATACCGGAACGCCGTCTACAGCATCTGCTACCGGATGGTCAGGAACGCGACGGACGCCGAGGACCTCGCCCAGGATGTTTTCGTCCGGACCTTCTCGGTGCTCGATCGCTACGATCCCGCGTATCCTTTTTCGAGCTGGCTGTACCGCATTACGTCGAATCTGTGCATCGATTTCATCCGGCGGCACCGTGCAGGCATGGTGTCTCTCGACCAGCCCGTGCAGGGCGACGAGGGCGAGATGCCCCGTCAGCTCCCCTCGAAGGCGGTCGGTCCGGATCGAGAGGTGGAATCGAGGGAGATGATGGCCGCGCTGGAAGATGCGATCGCCTCGCTGCCCGAGCACTACCGGGTGATCGTGATCCTCAGGCACCAGGAGCAGCTCTCGTACGAGGAGATCTCGGACAACCTGGGGATCCCGCTCGGCACGGTGAAGGCCCGCATCCATCGCGCGCGAAACATGATCAAGGGATATTTCGAAACGAACGGACTGTACGACACCGGATCGACGGGTGGTGATCTCTCATGA